A stretch of Gammaproteobacteria bacterium DNA encodes these proteins:
- the hrpA gene encoding ATP-dependent RNA helicase HrpA translates to MLHGQFFAAAPRPTFVAALPIVQEKRKIADAIRQHQTVIVCGETGSGKSTQLPKICLELGRGLAGLIGHTQPRRIAARSVGARIADELGAKIGDAVGFKVRFSDQVGARAYIKLMTDGILLAEMRTDPWLRQYDTLIIDEAHERSLNIDFLLGCVKRILPRRPELRLIIASATIEPQRFAEYFSGAPIIEVSGRSHPVEVRYRPPIAGIKETQDAADARTMRDAVDEVLRIGPGDVLVFLPGEREIRENAELLRKHRPGIEILPLYARLSPAEQDRVFKPHRGRHVVLATNVAETSLTVPGIHYVIDTGLARISRYSARRKVQRLVTEGVSQASAKQRLGRCGRIADGVCVRLYAQEELDARPAFTDPEVKRTSLASVILQMAHLGLGPAESFPFLDPPDSRLINDGYKLLEMLGAVNARRELTKTGKQLARLPLDPRLARIVVAARQERCLDEALIITSLLASQDPRLRPADNPQAADEIHRQFLNPRSDFLALIKLWRFMHSETISVSRLRKRCEQNFISYVRLREWQDLHRQLGSATAAMSARRYDDTVAPPTIASAITHEPDYAAIHKAVLAGFVDQIGYRDEKNSFLGARNLRFSIFPGSGLHKKPPKWLVAAELAETTRLYARTVAEIRPQWAEQAAPHLLKREHFEPYWQEAAARVGVYERVSLFGLVLEARRRVDYGRINPDHAHEIFVREALIEGHFRTRAAFFQHNRQLINDIEKQEAQVRRRDMLAHPDVLYRFYEERVPAEIHTGAAFEKWLNADESHAKSLYLTRAQLTRQNTMAPSAADFPAAMEIGGARLPLQYRFEPGHEADGATLQVPLALLNQLDEKRLEWLVPGLLKEKLASLIKGLPKPLRRNFVPAPDFAQACVESLSATDEPLVDALTAALTRMTGVAIPREAWSEATLPPHLLLRLEVFDGDKRVDHGCDLSALRACWGRRAAAEFQSMHAFDRSGLTQWDFGSLPESIETQQAGAALKGYPALLDDGDSVSLQVFDTRDGARRRMRAGVRRLYMLNARDQVRHLQRTLRAMPDLCLYYQQIGACESLRTDLIEAAFDRAYVDSKPLPRDAVAFEAGLNRDGHCRSIRPMR, encoded by the coding sequence ATCCTCCACGGCCAGTTTTTCGCGGCGGCGCCAAGGCCGACTTTTGTCGCGGCGCTGCCCATTGTCCAGGAAAAACGTAAGATAGCGGACGCGATCCGGCAACATCAAACCGTTATCGTGTGCGGCGAAACGGGCTCCGGAAAATCCACACAACTGCCCAAAATCTGCCTGGAGCTGGGCCGCGGCCTGGCGGGCCTCATCGGTCACACTCAGCCAAGACGCATCGCCGCGCGCAGTGTCGGTGCGCGTATCGCGGACGAGCTTGGCGCCAAGATCGGTGACGCCGTCGGTTTCAAGGTGCGATTCAGCGATCAGGTCGGCGCGCGGGCCTATATCAAACTGATGACCGACGGCATTCTGCTGGCGGAAATGCGCACAGATCCCTGGTTGCGGCAATATGACACGCTGATCATCGACGAGGCGCACGAGCGCAGCCTCAATATCGATTTTCTGCTGGGATGCGTGAAGCGGATACTGCCGCGGCGACCGGAGTTGCGCCTGATCATCGCCTCGGCCACCATTGAACCGCAACGGTTCGCCGAGTATTTCAGCGGCGCGCCGATCATTGAAGTGTCCGGACGCAGTCATCCGGTGGAAGTCCGCTATCGTCCGCCGATAGCCGGGATCAAGGAAACCCAGGATGCCGCGGATGCCAGAACCATGCGTGACGCGGTGGATGAGGTTTTACGCATCGGTCCCGGCGATGTACTGGTGTTTCTCCCCGGTGAGCGCGAAATCCGCGAGAACGCGGAGCTGTTGCGCAAACATCGTCCCGGCATCGAAATCCTGCCGCTTTACGCACGACTCTCGCCCGCGGAGCAGGACCGCGTGTTCAAACCGCATCGCGGGCGCCACGTCGTGCTGGCCACCAATGTCGCGGAGACCTCGCTCACGGTGCCCGGCATCCATTATGTAATCGACACGGGACTGGCGCGCATCAGCCGCTATAGCGCGCGCCGCAAGGTGCAACGCCTGGTTACGGAGGGCGTTTCGCAGGCGTCCGCTAAGCAGCGGCTCGGACGCTGCGGCCGTATTGCCGACGGCGTGTGCGTTCGTCTCTATGCGCAGGAAGAGCTGGACGCCCGTCCGGCGTTCACCGATCCTGAGGTCAAGCGCACCAGTCTGGCGTCCGTGATTCTACAAATGGCGCATTTGGGTCTGGGACCGGCGGAATCGTTCCCCTTTCTGGATCCGCCTGACAGTCGCCTGATTAACGACGGTTACAAATTGCTGGAGATGCTGGGCGCCGTGAACGCGCGCCGTGAATTGACGAAGACTGGTAAACAGCTTGCGCGACTGCCGCTAGACCCGCGGCTGGCGCGCATTGTCGTGGCCGCGCGGCAGGAACGCTGCCTAGACGAGGCGTTGATTATCACCAGCCTGCTTGCGTCGCAGGACCCACGGCTGCGCCCGGCCGACAATCCTCAGGCAGCCGATGAAATACACCGTCAGTTCCTGAATCCGCGCTCGGATTTTCTGGCGTTGATAAAGCTTTGGCGCTTTATGCACTCGGAAACCATTTCGGTTTCTCGACTGCGCAAGCGATGCGAGCAGAATTTTATTTCCTATGTGAGGCTGCGCGAATGGCAGGATCTCCATCGCCAACTGGGATCGGCGACCGCAGCCATGTCCGCGCGCCGCTACGATGACACGGTCGCGCCTCCGACCATCGCGTCCGCGATAACACATGAGCCCGACTATGCCGCTATCCACAAGGCAGTGCTCGCGGGGTTTGTAGATCAGATCGGTTACCGCGACGAAAAAAACAGTTTCCTCGGCGCGCGCAACCTCAGGTTCTCGATTTTCCCAGGCTCGGGATTGCACAAGAAGCCGCCGAAGTGGCTGGTTGCGGCGGAGCTCGCCGAAACCACGCGCCTTTACGCGCGCACCGTCGCGGAGATCAGACCGCAGTGGGCGGAGCAGGCCGCACCGCATCTGCTTAAGCGCGAGCATTTCGAGCCGTACTGGCAGGAGGCCGCGGCGAGAGTCGGCGTGTATGAGCGGGTAAGCTTATTCGGGCTGGTGCTGGAAGCGCGCCGACGCGTTGATTACGGACGTATCAACCCTGATCATGCACATGAAATCTTTGTGCGCGAGGCGCTGATCGAGGGACATTTTCGAACGCGCGCGGCGTTTTTCCAGCATAACCGCCAGTTGATAAACGACATCGAAAAACAGGAGGCGCAGGTGCGCCGGCGCGACATGCTGGCTCACCCCGATGTTTTGTACCGTTTCTATGAAGAACGGGTGCCCGCTGAAATACACACCGGCGCGGCGTTTGAGAAATGGCTGAACGCCGATGAGAGCCACGCGAAAAGCTTGTATCTGACCCGTGCGCAGTTGACGCGCCAGAATACGATGGCCCCGTCGGCCGCGGACTTTCCGGCCGCTATGGAAATCGGTGGCGCGCGGCTGCCCCTTCAGTATCGCTTCGAGCCAGGCCATGAAGCGGACGGCGCGACCCTGCAAGTGCCGCTTGCGCTACTCAACCAGCTCGATGAAAAGCGCCTGGAATGGCTCGTGCCCGGTCTACTCAAGGAGAAGCTAGCGAGTCTTATTAAAGGCCTGCCGAAGCCCTTGCGACGCAACTTCGTGCCCGCGCCGGATTTCGCGCAAGCCTGCGTGGAATCCCTGTCGGCCACGGACGAACCGTTGGTCGACGCGCTCACGGCAGCGCTCACTCGCATGACCGGCGTGGCGATACCGCGTGAAGCGTGGTCAGAGGCGACTCTGCCGCCGCACCTGCTACTGCGCCTGGAGGTTTTCGACGGTGACAAGAGGGTAGATCACGGCTGTGATCTGTCGGCACTGCGGGCATGCTGGGGACGACGCGCGGCAGCGGAATTCCAGTCTATGCATGCGTTCGATCGCAGCGGGTTGACGCAATGGGACTTCGGTTCGTTACCAGAATCAATTGAGACGCAACAAGCGGGTGCGGCCCTCAAAGGCTATCCGGCGCTGCTGGACGATGGCGATAGTGTTTCGCTGCAGGTCTTCGATACGCGTGACGGGGCCCGGCGGCGCATGCGCGCGGGTGTGCGTAGACTCTATATGCTAAACGCCAGGGATCAGGTTCGGCACCTGCAGCGGACATTGCGGGCGATGCCTGATTTATGCCTTTACTATCAACAGATCGGCGCCTGCGAGTCGTTGCGAACCGACCTGATCGAGGCCGCATTCGACCGGGCATACGTCGATTCCAAACCGCTGCCACGCGATGCCGTGGCGTTCGAGGCCGGACTGAATCGGGACGGGCATTGTCGATCGATACGGCCGATGCGCTGA